A single Bacillus sp. HMF5848 DNA region contains:
- a CDS encoding polysaccharide biosynthesis protein, translating to MRQFYRGVLFLAIAAFVGESLEFVINIILARELGEQGLGLYVSILPTIMLIAILASAELPVSISKFIAEKERQFHRYMLLHALSLALLITVLLSILAALVLPNVPVFNDYHPYVRKLIFILIPIVSFSAVARGYFMGAQQMGKIAVANFLRKGIQLLLLVFVYRLFQFEQDIALLVAICTVIASEFVVFAYLALALMVQMNSEKMKPSAKVKGTDVRKSLLSVSIPMTGVRLFYAFTFAVKPFLVKIALMNAGLAEAMATAQFGKLSGVAFTIGFFSMFIAHSFLVVLIPTVAEASAKHDYLQLQRLLNQVMKLTLLYGIPAIIIFYFFAEPLTGLFFERSAAAGYLQLLTPHFLAYYFVMPLQAYLIGLGLAKEALWHAVWSTICSFLLMYFLGSMKSLQMDGIIIGMNMGAVLLTLMHYVTVCRKIGLTVFMSKAKLANR from the coding sequence ATGAGGCAATTTTATCGAGGAGTACTATTTTTAGCCATCGCGGCCTTCGTTGGTGAAAGTCTTGAATTCGTAATTAATATTATTTTAGCTAGGGAGCTTGGTGAGCAAGGTCTAGGACTATACGTGTCCATTTTACCGACAATTATGCTCATTGCGATATTAGCTAGTGCCGAGCTTCCAGTATCTATTTCAAAATTTATTGCTGAAAAAGAAAGACAGTTTCATAGATATATGTTGCTACATGCCTTAAGCTTGGCTCTTCTTATTACGGTACTGTTATCAATTCTTGCTGCTTTAGTTTTACCAAACGTACCGGTGTTCAACGACTACCATCCGTATGTACGTAAGCTTATCTTTATTTTAATACCCATTGTGTCTTTTTCAGCGGTGGCGAGAGGATATTTTATGGGTGCACAGCAGATGGGAAAAATAGCTGTTGCAAACTTTTTAAGAAAAGGGATACAGCTTCTTCTGCTAGTGTTTGTGTATCGTTTATTTCAATTTGAGCAGGACATAGCTTTATTAGTGGCCATTTGCACAGTGATTGCAAGTGAATTTGTTGTATTTGCCTATCTAGCGTTAGCGCTAATGGTGCAAATGAATTCCGAAAAGATGAAGCCAAGCGCGAAGGTTAAGGGGACCGATGTTAGAAAAAGCTTATTGTCTGTGTCAATTCCCATGACGGGTGTGCGTCTCTTTTATGCCTTTACGTTTGCTGTGAAGCCATTCTTAGTGAAGATTGCGTTAATGAATGCAGGACTAGCCGAAGCAATGGCAACGGCGCAGTTTGGAAAGCTGTCGGGAGTTGCTTTTACCATTGGTTTTTTCTCTATGTTTATCGCGCATTCATTCCTAGTTGTGCTTATTCCCACAGTAGCAGAGGCATCCGCTAAGCATGACTATTTACAATTGCAACGATTGCTTAATCAAGTTATGAAGTTAACATTACTGTATGGTATACCAGCTATTATAATCTTTTATTTTTTTGCAGAGCCTTTAACAGGCTTGTTTTTTGAAAGATCAGCAGCCGCTGGATATTTACAGTTACTTACGCCGCATTTTTTAGCATATTATTTTGTTATGCCTCTGCAAGCATATTTAATAGGGCTCGGATTAGCGAAAGAGGCTTTGTGGCATGCTGTATGGTCAACTATTTGTTCATTTTTACTTATGTATTTTTTAGGATCTATGAAAAGCCTGCAAATGGACGGTATTATTATCGGCATGAATATGGGAGCCGTTCTATTAACCTTAATGCATTATGTAACAGTTTGTCGCAAAATCGGGTTAACGGTGTTTATGAGTAAAGCAAAGTTAGCAAATCGGTAA
- a CDS encoding carbohydrate binding domain-containing protein gives MNLKQIKIAASMLAFVLLFAVSTVLTPAIVQAEEVLDIKSVVIELDGESILVDFNSLDDQYTDQQGELYDYFYTTDGVLKGSIVAIQLSNGQAIEFEGFKTAYEQASSVSESANALEILVAATPVSDSVLSSYQKLTGFTETGAPQLEPNNLWTLVWSDEFNGDSIDRTKWTYDIGNWIVDADGNGIAAGWGNNEKEYYTDSPENSYIEDGKLVIKAIKEEQPITDEYGSYDYTSAKLKTKGLFSKKYGRFEIKAKTPEGKGYWPAIWMLPENDVYGGWAASGEIDIFEGWGSQPHLASGAIHYGDVWPNNKFTGKHMEFPNEGRISDFHEYALEWEPGEIRWYVDGELYQTQTNWYSINQDNAANFSFPAPFDQEFYMILNLAVGGWFDGDPDETTEFPQTMEVDYVRVYDLTGRDYLEPVEPAKEKVELPAGAKQPLEDGNLIYDNTYEQPFTSISDGSMALDNLYWNLVYLPDFGGQGTIVKDLVNDTNFAKINITNPGNQLYSLQLIQHMSLGQNGVYKVSFDAKSSEDRTIMVKASGGADRGWAKYSDEETISLTDTVQSYEFTFNMLNETDLATRLEFNVGGAGTAPVWIGNVRVEDITGQLMDENAAKEPLPSGNHVYNGTFDQGSLDRMTFWNVESNNASATGSVAEATRELFVDITDGGSTPGDVKVIQRGMNLLALNDYSLNFNARAEEARDIVVSFVSKDGTSNYIEDLTIPLTTSMDQYEIIFTMPDVTDVEGQLVFNVGGDNAGVYVDNVSLIRTSDKIDYSKVDLYPLDNGAFTGGLEPWGDYVHNDAVASVTGENDEAKISITSQGNEAWSVLLEQTGMKLSKSVDYVVSFDARSTMPRDLEVTLENAQYTRFFNEVVSLTSDTQNYSYEFKMAADETVSLKFLLGKINDTGIGAHDVFIDNVVFEVKNAADYDNGSSDPGQEEPTETETNYAFDFNNNIIVDGAFDIWEKDEWSGNGAGTLNNEEGKLTIDVTSVGSAYSPQVFQEGMTFENGETYLVSFTAKSAEPKTINVNVGKALTEDPWWTAYAPTETYVLDTTMKAYNFTFTMTEETFNNGKIVFELGTINGDTTTTTVTIDNVNVVKLSSITDNTAWNIWENDEWSGPGAGTLTVDGTTLTVDVTSVGSAYSPQVFQEGMTFENGKEYVVMFDASSEAAKTINVNVGKALSADPWWTAYAPTETYVLGTETKTYAYSFTMTEETFDNGKMVFEFGEINGDTTTTVVTISDVRIISDARILDITDETTVEEPVEETVTESVYYDFDDNIIIDDLFQIWEKDAYSGNGAGTLTNEEGKLTIDVTSVGSAYSPQVFQEGMTFENGETYLVSFTAKSAEPKTINVNVGKALTVDPWWTAYAPTETYVLDTTMKAYNFTFTMTEETFNNGRIVFELGTINGDTTTTTVTIDNVNVVKLSSITDNTAWNIWENDEWSGPGAGTLTVEDATLTVDVTSVGGAYSPQVFQEGMTFENGKEYVVMFEASAEAPKTINVNVGKALSDNPWWTAYAPTETYVLGTETKLYAYSFTMTEETFNNGKIVFEFGEINGDTTTTVVTISDVRIISDARILDITDETVTESVYSE, from the coding sequence ATGAACTTGAAACAAATAAAAATAGCAGCATCAATGCTTGCCTTTGTACTACTATTCGCAGTGTCAACTGTGTTGACACCAGCAATTGTACAAGCAGAGGAAGTACTTGACATTAAGTCAGTAGTTATTGAGTTAGATGGTGAAAGTATATTAGTTGATTTTAATAGTCTTGATGACCAATATACAGATCAACAAGGTGAACTATACGATTATTTTTATACAACAGATGGCGTATTAAAGGGTAGCATTGTGGCTATTCAGCTATCCAATGGACAAGCGATTGAGTTTGAAGGATTTAAAACAGCTTATGAACAAGCTAGTAGTGTGAGCGAATCTGCCAATGCACTTGAGATTCTAGTAGCAGCAACACCAGTTTCGGATTCAGTTCTATCTAGCTATCAAAAGTTAACAGGCTTTACAGAAACAGGTGCACCACAGCTCGAGCCAAATAATTTATGGACGTTAGTGTGGAGTGATGAGTTTAATGGTGACTCAATCGACCGTACGAAATGGACATATGATATTGGTAACTGGATTGTAGATGCGGATGGAAATGGTATCGCAGCAGGTTGGGGAAATAACGAGAAAGAGTATTATACAGACTCACCTGAAAACTCTTATATTGAGGACGGAAAACTCGTTATTAAAGCAATTAAAGAAGAGCAACCAATTACAGATGAGTATGGTTCGTATGATTACACTTCTGCAAAATTAAAAACAAAAGGCCTATTTAGTAAGAAATATGGTCGCTTTGAAATTAAAGCCAAAACACCTGAAGGAAAAGGATACTGGCCTGCTATATGGATGTTACCCGAAAATGATGTGTATGGTGGCTGGGCAGCTTCTGGTGAAATAGATATCTTTGAAGGCTGGGGTAGTCAGCCACATTTAGCAAGTGGGGCAATTCATTATGGAGATGTTTGGCCGAATAATAAATTTACAGGCAAACATATGGAGTTTCCTAATGAGGGAAGAATTTCAGATTTTCATGAGTATGCTCTTGAGTGGGAACCAGGTGAAATACGTTGGTATGTAGATGGTGAGTTATATCAAACACAAACTAATTGGTATTCAATCAACCAAGATAACGCAGCAAACTTCTCATTCCCAGCACCATTTGATCAAGAGTTTTATATGATTTTAAATTTAGCTGTAGGTGGCTGGTTTGATGGAGATCCAGATGAAACAACGGAATTTCCTCAAACAATGGAAGTAGACTATGTAAGAGTCTATGACTTAACAGGACGCGACTACCTAGAGCCAGTGGAACCAGCAAAAGAGAAGGTAGAGCTTCCTGCTGGAGCAAAACAACCTTTAGAAGATGGGAATTTAATCTACGATAATACGTATGAACAGCCATTTACTAGTATTTCAGATGGTAGCATGGCTCTAGATAATCTGTATTGGAATTTAGTATATTTACCAGATTTCGGTGGACAAGGTACGATCGTGAAAGATCTTGTTAATGATACGAACTTTGCCAAGATCAATATTACCAATCCAGGTAATCAGCTTTACTCGTTACAATTGATTCAGCATATGTCACTTGGTCAAAACGGCGTATACAAAGTGAGCTTTGATGCTAAATCATCAGAAGATCGTACAATAATGGTAAAAGCATCTGGAGGTGCTGATCGAGGTTGGGCTAAGTATTCAGATGAAGAAACTATTTCCTTAACAGATACAGTTCAATCCTATGAATTTACATTTAATATGTTGAACGAAACAGATTTAGCAACAAGACTAGAGTTTAATGTTGGTGGCGCTGGCACAGCACCTGTATGGATCGGAAATGTAAGAGTCGAAGATATTACTGGCCAACTAATGGATGAGAATGCTGCTAAGGAGCCTTTACCTAGTGGCAATCACGTTTACAACGGTACATTTGATCAAGGAAGCTTAGACCGTATGACATTTTGGAATGTCGAATCAAACAACGCAAGCGCAACAGGTAGCGTAGCGGAAGCAACTCGCGAACTGTTTGTTGACATAACAGATGGAGGCTCTACTCCTGGTGACGTTAAAGTAATTCAACGTGGAATGAATTTACTGGCGCTTAATGATTACAGTCTAAATTTCAATGCACGAGCTGAAGAAGCTAGAGACATTGTTGTGAGTTTTGTTAGCAAGGATGGTACTTCAAACTATATTGAGGATTTAACTATTCCGTTAACAACAAGTATGGATCAATATGAGATTATTTTTACAATGCCGGATGTAACAGATGTTGAAGGCCAACTTGTATTTAATGTTGGTGGAGACAATGCTGGTGTGTATGTAGATAATGTAAGTTTAATCAGAACATCAGATAAGATTGATTACTCAAAGGTAGACCTGTATCCACTTGATAATGGTGCATTTACAGGAGGGTTAGAGCCTTGGGGGGATTACGTGCATAATGATGCTGTTGCTTCAGTAACTGGTGAAAATGATGAAGCAAAAATTAGCATTACAAGTCAAGGTAATGAAGCATGGAGTGTGCTACTTGAGCAAACCGGTATGAAGTTAAGTAAATCGGTAGATTATGTCGTATCATTCGATGCACGTTCTACGATGCCACGTGATTTAGAAGTCACGTTGGAAAATGCACAGTATACAAGATTCTTTAATGAAGTTGTATCTCTTACAAGTGACACACAGAACTACAGCTATGAATTTAAAATGGCAGCAGACGAAACAGTTAGTTTGAAGTTCTTACTCGGTAAAATTAATGATACGGGTATAGGAGCACATGATGTGTTCATTGATAACGTTGTGTTTGAAGTGAAAAATGCAGCTGACTATGATAATGGTAGCTCAGATCCAGGTCAAGAGGAGCCAACTGAAACTGAAACAAATTATGCATTTGATTTCAATAACAATATAATTGTAGATGGTGCTTTTGACATTTGGGAAAAGGACGAATGGTCAGGTAATGGCGCAGGTACATTAAATAATGAAGAAGGAAAACTAACGATTGATGTAACAAGTGTAGGTAGTGCCTATTCTCCACAAGTATTTCAAGAGGGCATGACATTTGAAAATGGAGAAACTTATCTTGTATCATTTACCGCTAAATCTGCAGAACCTAAGACGATTAATGTAAATGTAGGAAAAGCCTTGACTGAAGATCCATGGTGGACTGCATACGCACCAACAGAAACGTATGTATTAGATACCACGATGAAGGCATACAATTTTACATTTACCATGACAGAAGAAACGTTTAACAATGGAAAAATCGTATTTGAACTTGGTACAATCAATGGAGATACGACAACAACAACTGTCACAATTGACAATGTTAATGTTGTGAAACTTTCTTCAATAACGGATAATACGGCATGGAATATATGGGAAAATGATGAATGGTCAGGCCCTGGCGCAGGTACATTAACTGTTGACGGTACAACGTTAACTGTTGATGTAACAAGTGTAGGTAGTGCCTATTCTCCACAGGTATTCCAAGAAGGTATGACATTTGAGAATGGTAAAGAATATGTAGTCATGTTTGATGCGAGTTCGGAAGCAGCTAAAACGATTAATGTGAATGTTGGAAAGGCGCTAAGTGCAGATCCATGGTGGACTGCTTACGCACCAACAGAAACGTATGTTTTAGGAACAGAAACAAAAACGTATGCCTATTCATTTACCATGACAGAAGAAACATTTGATAACGGTAAAATGGTATTTGAATTTGGTGAAATTAATGGCGATACAACAACAACAGTTGTAACTATAAGTGATGTGAGAATTATAAGTGATGCAAGAATATTAGATATCACTGATGAAACTACCGTCGAGGAGCCAGTAGAAGAAACAGTAACAGAAAGTGTCTATTATGATTTTGATGACAATATAATAATAGATGATTTGTTCCAAATATGGGAAAAAGATGCCTATTCTGGTAATGGCGCAGGTACATTAACTAATGAAGAAGGAAAACTAACGATTGATGTAACAAGTGTAGGTAGTGCCTATTCTCCACAGGTATTTCAAGAGGGCATGACATTTGAAAATGGAGAAACTTATCTTGTATCATTTACCGCTAAATCTGCAGAACCTAAGACGATTAATGTAAATGTAGGAAAAGCCTTGACTGTCGATCCATGGTGGACTGCATACGCACCAACAGAAACGTATGTATTAGATACCACGATGAAGGCATACAATTTTACCTTTACCATGACAGAAGAAACGTTTAACAATGGAAGAATCGTATTTGAACTTGGTACAATCAATGGAGATACGACGACAACAACTGTCACGATTGACAATGTTAATGTTGTAAAACTTTCTTCAATAACGGATAATACGGCATGGAATATATGGGAAAATGATGAATGGTCAGGCCCTGGCGCAGGTACATTAACTGTTGAGGATGCAACGTTAACTGTTGATGTAACAAGTGTAGGTGGTGCCTATTCTCCACAGGTATTCCAAGAAGGCATGACATTTGAGAATGGTAAAGAATATGTAGTTATGTTTGAAGCGAGTGCCGAAGCACCTAAAACGATTAATGTGAATGTTGGAAAGGCGCTAAGTGATAATCCATGGTGGACTGCTTACGCACCAACAGAAACGTATGTTTTAGGAACAGAAACAAAACTCTATGCCTATTCATTTACCATGACAGAAGAAACATTTAACAACGGAAAAATCGTATTTGAATTTGGTGAAATTAATGGCGATACAACAACGACAGTTGTAACTATAAGTGATGTCAGAATTATAAGCGATGCAAGAATATTAGATATCACTGATGAAACAGTAACAGAAAGTGTTTATTCAGAATAA
- the msrB gene encoding peptide-methionine (R)-S-oxide reductase MsrB, translating into MTEQYEKATFAGGCFWCMVQPFDEQPGIKEVISGYTGGHKENPTYEEVCSETTGHYEAVQITFDPDVFPYKRLLELYWQQIDPTDPGGQFNDRGDSYRTAIFYHNEAQKEQAEASKQEVAKSGKFQKPIVTNIIPAGPFYKAEEKHQYYYKKNSFHYNMYKEGSGRARFIRENWKKVKSDEELRKELTPIQYEVTRKNGTEPPFQNEFWNHTEEGIYVDIVSGEPLFSSLDKYDAGCGWPSFTKPIRRSEIEENLDTSHGMRRIEVRSKTADSHLGHVFDDGPGPDGARYCINSAALRFVPKSKLAEEGYGEYVKLFK; encoded by the coding sequence ATGACTGAACAATATGAAAAAGCAACATTTGCAGGAGGTTGTTTCTGGTGTATGGTACAGCCTTTTGATGAGCAACCAGGCATTAAAGAGGTCATTTCGGGCTACACAGGTGGACATAAAGAAAATCCTACATATGAAGAGGTTTGTTCAGAAACAACAGGTCATTATGAAGCCGTTCAGATTACGTTTGATCCAGATGTGTTTCCGTATAAGCGTTTGCTAGAGCTCTATTGGCAGCAAATTGATCCTACCGATCCGGGTGGACAGTTTAACGATCGCGGAGATTCATACAGAACCGCAATCTTCTATCATAATGAAGCGCAGAAAGAACAAGCTGAGGCTTCCAAACAAGAGGTTGCTAAGAGTGGTAAGTTTCAAAAGCCGATTGTAACAAATATTATACCAGCAGGTCCTTTTTATAAAGCAGAAGAAAAGCATCAATACTACTACAAAAAGAATTCCTTCCACTACAACATGTACAAGGAAGGCTCAGGGCGGGCTCGGTTTATCCGCGAAAATTGGAAAAAGGTAAAAAGTGATGAGGAGCTTCGTAAAGAGCTCACTCCTATTCAATATGAAGTAACGAGAAAAAATGGTACAGAGCCTCCGTTTCAGAATGAGTTTTGGAATCATACAGAAGAAGGGATATACGTGGATATCGTTTCTGGAGAACCGTTGTTTAGCTCGTTAGATAAGTACGATGCAGGCTGTGGCTGGCCGAGCTTCACAAAGCCAATACGCCGAAGTGAAATTGAGGAAAATTTAGATACATCTCATGGTATGCGTCGTATTGAAGTGCGTAGCAAAACAGCAGATTCTCATCTCGGTCATGTGTTTGATGATGGACCTGGGCCGGATGGAGCGCGCTATTGTATAAATTCAGCAGCACTTCGCTTTGTACCGAAATCAAAGTTAGCAGAAGAAGGATATGGTGAGTACGTAAAGTTGTTTAAATAA
- a CDS encoding M23 family metallopeptidase — protein sequence MRKKWNDSWTILVLSKTNQAIIQRRFHKIPIYIIALSILSFLIVTSSLSYFYYQHIQDLKQEKETLNNALLKQETIISDLMQEKSHLIDESSKTAEKMSELLIIEKKIREVLDELNPDQIGASSIQNNPNGGLGGLEQTLVKTAPVNFIHTSQDNITTIDAEMVTYFRNVLENIEYLKLQLAELPVIWPTDSRIITSKFGTRKDPFTRRLSFHEGLDIGGTRQNSIFATANGVVQLASYDGGYGLSVVIEHLDGYTTRYGHLSKIHVNVGDTVTQGQVIGKMGTTGRSTGVHLHYEILKNGNYTDPYTYVEFLNREDEMDVD from the coding sequence GTGAGAAAAAAATGGAACGATAGCTGGACGATCTTAGTTTTGTCGAAAACGAACCAAGCCATAATCCAACGTAGATTCCACAAAATACCGATATATATCATCGCTTTATCCATATTGAGCTTTTTAATTGTAACCTCTAGTTTAAGCTATTTTTACTATCAACATATACAAGACTTAAAACAGGAGAAGGAAACATTAAACAATGCATTACTTAAGCAAGAAACGATAATTTCTGATTTAATGCAGGAAAAAAGCCACCTGATTGATGAGTCATCGAAAACAGCAGAGAAAATGTCAGAACTGCTTATAATTGAAAAGAAAATTCGTGAAGTGTTAGATGAATTAAATCCAGACCAAATCGGGGCCTCTTCAATACAAAACAATCCTAACGGAGGGCTTGGTGGACTAGAACAGACTCTTGTTAAAACAGCCCCTGTAAACTTTATCCATACATCACAAGACAATATAACAACTATTGATGCCGAGATGGTTACGTATTTCCGTAACGTACTAGAAAATATAGAATATCTTAAGCTACAGCTCGCCGAGCTTCCTGTTATATGGCCCACGGATAGTCGGATTATCACATCAAAATTTGGGACTCGAAAAGACCCTTTTACGAGAAGGTTGTCCTTCCATGAAGGGTTAGATATAGGTGGGACGAGACAAAACTCGATCTTTGCCACAGCAAATGGTGTCGTTCAGTTAGCCAGCTATGATGGTGGCTACGGACTATCTGTTGTGATAGAACATCTTGACGGGTACACAACACGATATGGCCACTTATCTAAAATACATGTAAATGTAGGAGACACTGTGACACAGGGACAAGTCATTGGCAAAATGGGAACGACCGGTCGAAGCACAGGTGTTCATTTGCACTATGAAATTTTAAAAAATGGGAATTATACGGACCCTTATACATACGTAGAATTTTTAAACCGAGAGGATGAAATGGATGTTGACTAA
- a CDS encoding CFI-box-CTERM domain-containing protein, whose product MILKKTVTMLLMLVMLAVSVSPVFAASDSILVKDLNVTPSGILSDQGIYRVEIELNQLKEYGMTNEGLVTLQIQNEEIALPYDETRESFLVRQLAGFSEEDILNATVKLENGKVDECFIATAAFGTKFATPVSLLRSFRDDFLLTNMAGQTFVDFYYKNSPSIASFIADNAVLKTAVRASLLPAVGVVYFLYHPWLLVSIMVTGFVTIVLMRRKFAFKRAI is encoded by the coding sequence ATGATTCTAAAAAAGACTGTAACAATGCTTTTAATGCTAGTTATGCTAGCAGTTAGCGTAAGTCCAGTGTTTGCCGCAAGTGACAGCATACTTGTAAAAGATTTGAATGTAACACCATCTGGTATTCTTTCGGATCAAGGCATTTACCGTGTAGAAATTGAATTGAATCAGCTTAAAGAGTATGGCATGACAAATGAGGGGTTAGTTACTTTACAAATTCAAAACGAGGAAATTGCATTACCTTACGATGAGACAAGAGAATCGTTTCTTGTAAGACAATTAGCAGGTTTCTCGGAAGAAGATATTTTAAATGCAACAGTAAAGCTAGAGAATGGAAAAGTGGATGAGTGCTTTATTGCCACAGCTGCGTTTGGTACGAAATTTGCCACACCTGTTTCATTACTACGCTCATTTAGAGACGATTTTCTATTAACAAATATGGCAGGTCAAACATTTGTAGACTTTTATTATAAAAACTCACCATCTATTGCTAGTTTCATTGCAGATAATGCTGTGTTAAAAACAGCTGTAAGAGCTAGTTTATTACCTGCAGTAGGAGTGGTGTACTTTTTATATCACCCTTGGTTACTTGTGTCTATCATGGTAACCGGTTTCGTAACGATTGTTTTAATGAGAAGAAAATTTGCATTTAAAAGAGCAATATAA
- a CDS encoding AarF/ABC1/UbiB kinase family protein yields MKHSKLYRMRKILLFAFSVFVRVYWYKFTKKPPAKWEQLWSKIGRDFRETLFDLEGLLIKIGQLLSIRADLLPNAFIKQIEDLVDHVPPSSWDDMKSVLESEWGAPIEDVLKDVNRVAVASASIGEVFKGTLKNGVEVAIKVQRPSIKEIIDIDFRSLAIIIWFADRFAPVPKGFINFKMLFQEIKRVIEREVDFKHEFDTIIKFKKRFANIGRLHIPQVFEEYSTSSVIVMEWVEGNRVTDIAFLEKNQIDRRELSRRLFRIFIPQWLEAGVFHADPHAGNVLVRADGTLVLLDFGMVGEITKRDAANFQTLLQTILLKNHPKTVEVLIDLGFLTPDADRKAIENLLKEMLAFNINELKEMDPFAIKKELSEIFYSLPVQVPTRFVFLGRSFVTIEGMLHTINPDQELVDVVKPAFLEWLNQSNQKKWKAILEWAIIQPISQFLHPVYELIEAPQRAIEQKQLMKQKELHFSMYENQKKQAFVLTVLGIISIFTGQYLASTFIYNGGLIVGSVSILGYIISSVRQIKWRRQYKR; encoded by the coding sequence ATGAAGCATAGTAAGTTGTATCGGATGCGGAAAATTCTTCTCTTTGCCTTTTCAGTGTTTGTGAGAGTGTATTGGTATAAATTCACGAAGAAACCACCTGCCAAATGGGAGCAGCTATGGTCTAAAATTGGGCGGGATTTTAGAGAAACTTTATTCGATTTGGAAGGATTACTAATAAAAATTGGACAGCTATTAAGTATACGCGCTGATCTCCTTCCTAATGCTTTTATTAAGCAAATAGAAGATTTGGTCGACCACGTTCCACCATCCTCATGGGACGACATGAAATCTGTCCTAGAGAGTGAATGGGGTGCACCCATTGAGGATGTGCTAAAGGATGTGAACCGAGTAGCTGTCGCATCTGCCTCTATCGGTGAAGTGTTCAAAGGAACATTAAAAAATGGAGTGGAGGTAGCTATTAAAGTACAACGACCATCTATAAAAGAAATTATCGATATTGATTTTCGCTCGCTAGCTATTATTATATGGTTTGCTGACCGCTTCGCACCGGTTCCAAAAGGGTTTATCAATTTCAAAATGCTTTTTCAAGAAATCAAACGTGTAATTGAAAGAGAAGTAGATTTCAAGCATGAGTTTGATACAATAATAAAATTTAAAAAGCGGTTTGCCAACATTGGGCGCCTACATATTCCACAGGTGTTTGAAGAATATAGCACGTCTAGCGTGATAGTGATGGAATGGGTTGAAGGAAATCGTGTAACGGATATCGCTTTTTTAGAGAAGAATCAAATTGACAGAAGAGAACTATCGAGACGTTTGTTTCGTATTTTCATTCCACAATGGCTCGAAGCAGGTGTTTTCCATGCTGATCCACATGCTGGGAATGTTCTCGTCCGAGCGGATGGAACACTAGTATTATTAGATTTTGGTATGGTGGGTGAAATAACGAAAAGAGATGCGGCAAATTTTCAAACACTTTTACAAACTATTTTATTAAAAAATCATCCTAAGACGGTAGAGGTTCTAATAGACTTAGGATTTTTAACACCTGACGCTGATCGAAAGGCGATTGAAAATCTATTAAAAGAAATGCTAGCTTTTAACATAAATGAGTTAAAAGAGATGGATCCCTTTGCGATAAAAAAAGAGTTAAGCGAAATATTTTATTCATTACCAGTGCAAGTTCCCACACGATTCGTGTTCTTAGGACGCTCTTTTGTCACGATTGAGGGGATGCTTCATACCATTAATCCAGATCAGGAGCTTGTTGATGTAGTCAAACCAGCCTTTCTAGAATGGCTAAATCAAAGCAACCAAAAGAAATGGAAAGCTATTCTCGAGTGGGCTATTATTCAACCCATTTCACAATTTCTGCACCCAGTATATGAGCTTATTGAGGCGCCACAGCGAGCAATAGAACAAAAACAATTAATGAAGCAAAAGGAACTTCATTTTTCTATGTATGAAAATCAAAAAAAGCAGGCGTTTGTACTCACGGTTTTAGGGATTATTAGTATATTTACTGGTCAGTATTTAGCTAGTACTTTTATTTATAATGGTGGTTTGATAGTCGGAAGTGTGTCTATTTTAGGTTATATAATCAGTAGTGTGAGACAGATTAAGTGGAGACGACAATATAAGAGATAA
- a CDS encoding polymer-forming cytoskeletal protein, with the protein MLTKKAKVSAIDTIIGSGTTIEGNIKSSSSIRVDGVVKGEIHCEGDLTIGADGRVEHKVSARNIYVAGTLSGDIEATALLHVLATGHVSGDIKMNAIIIEEGGRFEGTSHMQLSSQNDNSKNTKGNQKNTKAS; encoded by the coding sequence ATGTTGACTAAAAAAGCGAAAGTATCAGCTATCGATACGATTATTGGTAGTGGAACAACAATTGAAGGTAACATTAAAAGCTCATCTAGTATCCGTGTTGACGGTGTTGTGAAAGGTGAGATACATTGCGAAGGTGACTTAACGATTGGAGCAGATGGACGCGTAGAACATAAAGTGAGTGCACGAAACATTTACGTGGCAGGGACCTTATCTGGTGACATTGAGGCTACTGCGTTATTACATGTACTGGCTACGGGACATGTCTCTGGCGATATTAAAATGAATGCCATCATTATAGAAGAAGGTGGCCGATTTGAAGGTACGAGCCACATGCAACTTTCCTCTCAAAATGATAATTCAAAAAACACAAAAGGAAACCAAAAGAACACAAAAGCTAGTTAG